In Amycolatopsis coloradensis, one genomic interval encodes:
- a CDS encoding GAF domain-containing protein: MPAEPKPAKGRPAPASAVLTGLRLDELLREVQERLGEIVKGRDRLQGLLDAVLAVAAGLELDSTLQRIVQAAVELVDAQYGALGVLDDEEGLSEFVHVGIDAETRANMGHLPEGRGLLGLLIDEPRPVRVPDLSAHPASVGFPPNHPPMSSFLGVPVRVRDKVFGNLYLTEKRGGAEFTADDEVVLQALAAAAGVAVDNARLFEQSRTRERWLAAVAEVNGELLGGASVTELLNLITDRVRELAEAEGVLILLTDTGMADAGSLSVTASSGERIDPLLGNSLSGGRAVLDEVVTERKARFIADLGAAFPTDEEPALSGPAVAVPLIRAEVVVGGILIAGREKGARQFKAEQVPMLMSFADQAAVALEFAEKQRNQRLLDVLADRDRIAQDLHDHVIQRLFATGMSLQSVVPRVADDFARNRVAHTVEQLDRTVREIRTSIFDLHSSGAEAEMSLRRKLLDVVEEVTTEATVTPSVRITGAVDTLVGPELHEHAVAVLRESLSNAVRHSGADRITVGLEAGHELTVEVTDNGAGIPAMGRRSGLDNLSERALRCGGTMEVTPVAGGGSRVLWRAPLS; the protein is encoded by the coding sequence ATGCCCGCCGAACCGAAACCCGCCAAGGGACGACCGGCGCCCGCTTCAGCCGTGCTGACCGGGCTACGGCTCGACGAGCTCCTCCGCGAGGTGCAGGAGCGGCTCGGGGAGATCGTGAAAGGCCGCGATCGGCTTCAGGGGCTACTCGACGCCGTGCTGGCGGTGGCGGCCGGGCTCGAACTCGATTCGACCTTGCAACGGATCGTTCAGGCCGCGGTCGAACTCGTGGACGCGCAGTACGGAGCTCTCGGCGTGCTCGATGACGAAGAAGGTCTGTCCGAGTTCGTCCATGTCGGAATCGACGCCGAGACCAGGGCGAACATGGGACACCTTCCGGAAGGGCGTGGCCTGCTGGGCCTGCTGATCGACGAGCCACGTCCGGTTCGGGTCCCGGATCTGTCCGCGCATCCGGCATCGGTCGGCTTTCCCCCGAACCACCCGCCGATGAGCAGCTTCCTCGGCGTCCCCGTCCGCGTGCGGGACAAGGTGTTCGGCAATCTGTATCTCACCGAAAAGCGGGGTGGCGCCGAGTTCACCGCCGATGACGAGGTCGTCTTGCAGGCTTTGGCGGCCGCCGCCGGAGTGGCTGTGGACAACGCGCGGCTGTTCGAACAGTCCCGGACGAGGGAACGGTGGCTGGCCGCGGTCGCCGAGGTGAACGGGGAACTGCTCGGCGGGGCTTCGGTGACCGAGCTCTTGAACCTGATCACAGACCGCGTCCGCGAACTCGCCGAGGCCGAAGGCGTGCTGATTCTGCTGACGGATACCGGGATGGCAGACGCGGGATCACTGTCCGTGACCGCGAGCTCGGGGGAGCGGATCGATCCACTGCTGGGGAATTCGCTCTCCGGTGGCCGAGCGGTGCTCGACGAGGTCGTCACCGAACGCAAGGCGAGATTCATCGCCGATCTGGGAGCGGCCTTCCCGACGGACGAGGAGCCCGCGCTGTCCGGGCCCGCGGTGGCCGTGCCGTTGATCAGAGCAGAGGTCGTCGTCGGCGGGATACTGATCGCCGGGCGGGAGAAGGGAGCACGGCAGTTCAAGGCGGAGCAGGTGCCGATGCTGATGTCTTTCGCCGACCAGGCGGCGGTCGCCCTCGAGTTCGCGGAGAAGCAGCGGAACCAGAGGTTGCTGGACGTGCTGGCCGATCGGGACCGGATCGCCCAGGATCTGCATGATCACGTGATCCAGCGGCTGTTCGCCACGGGGATGAGCCTGCAGAGTGTCGTGCCGCGTGTGGCGGACGACTTCGCGCGCAACCGCGTCGCGCACACCGTCGAGCAGCTGGACCGGACCGTTCGCGAGATCAGGACGTCGATTTTCGATCTGCACTCCTCGGGCGCGGAAGCCGAGATGAGCCTGCGACGGAAGTTGTTGGACGTGGTCGAGGAAGTGACGACTGAGGCCACTGTGACGCCGTCGGTGCGGATCACCGGCGCGGTCGACACGCTGGTGGGTCCGGAGTTGCACGAGCATGCCGTGGCGGTGTTACGGGAATCGTTGAGCAACGCGGTCCGGCATTCCGGCGCAGACCGGATCACGGTCGGCTTGGAGGCAGGTCACGAGCTCACCGTCGAAGTGACGGACAACGGCGCCGGCATTCCCGCGATGGGGCGGCGCAGCGGGCTGGACAACCTGTCCGAGCGTGCCCTGCGGTGCGGTGGGACGATGGAAGTCACTCCGGT